The Kordia sp. SMS9 DNA window ATTCTTTCATAGGTTAAAGAAGCTTCCGTATCCAACAATTTGTACGGTTGCCATAATACGTATTGCGCTGCCATCATTTCCTTTTCAGCGGCTTCTACGATATCATCGTCCGTAATTTGATAGCCATTTTCAAAGACAAATGTTTCCGTTCCATCAAACACAATTCGTTTTTCAACGGTGCCTTCCATCCATATTACTTTAGAAGTAAATTCAGGTTGTAATGTATTTTGAAATTTTTGTGTAATTGTTTTTTCTACATTTCCAGAAGGTTCATAAAACGTAGTCGTTTTTTCGTAAGTCAATGTTTTGACGGTTTCCCAAGCGGCTTTCCCTCCATGGGCTTCTTCCAATGATTTTTCAATCACTTCAATGGCTGTTAATTTGGGTTCACAAGCATACAAGAAAGAAATTGTGAAACACAGTAGTAAAAAATAACTATTCTTCATCAGCAGTAAATCGTTCATCAACAGGCATCACATGTCCACAATTATCACAGGTCAATAATTCTTTAGAAGCATAAAAATCTTTAAAATGACCTAAAAAATCTTTTTCAACATCATGTAACGGAAATCGAACTTCATGTAATTTATGATTACAATTGTCACAATACCATTGCAAGCCATCCATTAAATTGGTTCCTTTTCGTTTGCGTTCTACCACCAATCCGATAGAATTTTCATGACGAACGGGCGAATGTGGCACACCTGCTGGATGCAAATACATATCGCCAGGTCCTAATTTCATGGTTTTCTTTTCGCCATCTTCTTGAATGTGTACTTCAATATTTCCTTCTAACTGGTAAAATAATTCTTCCGTTTCATTGTAATGATAATCCTTTCGCGCATTCGGTCCACCCACAATCATCACAATATAATCGCCCGATTCTTTGTACAAATTTTTATTTGCTACAGGTGGTTTTAATAAGTCTCTATTTTCTTCAACCCATTGATTCAGGTTAAATGGTTTTTGTATCGCCATACTGTTAGAATTTTAGATTTTAAAATTACACATTTTTTATCATCTTAAACTATTTATTCAATAATCGATGTTTAAAACTTTACATCTTATTTTATTGGGTTGCTATGAATGTCCTGCAAAAAAGTCTGACAAACTTGCCATGAAGCAATTTGGTATCTGTAGACTATCTAAAATATTGACATACAAGTGTTAAGTAAGGTAAAACCGTACGGTGCTAATTGTATAATTTTCTATCTTTTTTATATTAACTGAAAATATACTAATTATGAAAAAAAAGAAATTCGAAAAAAAGCTTGCATTAGGGAAAAAGCAAGTTTCTAATCTTGGTGGTGTACAAGGTGGTGCCGCAGCACAATCTCACATTTCATGTACTGTCGGTGGTGGAAACTGCACAAGTCAATTGGTAAAAACCTGCACTTGGTATAGCGAACTATACACAGCATGTACCTGTCCTCCTTCTTGGGATGGAAACTGTGGAGAATC harbors:
- a CDS encoding 3-hydroxyanthranilate 3,4-dioxygenase, with the protein product MAIQKPFNLNQWVEENRDLLKPPVANKNLYKESGDYIVMIVGGPNARKDYHYNETEELFYQLEGNIEVHIQEDGEKKTMKLGPGDMYLHPAGVPHSPVRHENSIGLVVERKRKGTNLMDGLQWYCDNCNHKLHEVRFPLHDVEKDFLGHFKDFYASKELLTCDNCGHVMPVDERFTADEE
- a CDS encoding class I lanthipeptide is translated as MKKKKFEKKLALGKKQVSNLGGVQGGAAAQSHISCTVGGGNCTSQLVKTCTWYSELYTACTCPPSWDGNCGESINIPCEYTRQPNCPGNSNFLCEA